Below is a genomic region from Rhodopirellula bahusiensis.
TTGGAATCGCGTACATCCCTGGGCCAAAGCTGGGAAGCCAAATTCTTACTCTGCTTCTTTCACGCACGGAAAGTACCGAAGACTTGCTCGATGCGATTGCCGAAGGCCAAGTGCAATTCAACGATTTGCAATTGGATCAACGTCAGGCTCTGCTCAACCATCCAACGGCGGCTATCGCCGAGCGAGCGGAAACGCTGATGGAGTCACGCGGAGCGATGGTCACTTCCAATCGACAAACGCTCGTTGATCAGTGGATGCCGGTGACCAAACAAGAGGGCGATGTCACCAACGGCATCGCAATGTTTAAGAAGCACTGCGCCGCATGTCACATCCACGGCGAGACGGGGAATGAGATCGGTCCCAATTTGACCGGGATGTCAGTCCACCCAAAGGAAGAGATCCTGATCAACGTGCTCGATCCGTCACGCAGCGTTGAGAACAACTTCCGCACCTACCAAATCTTGACTGTCGACGGAAACGTTCTGTCGGGAATGCTGGCAGGTGAGTCGGCCAATTCATTGCGTATCATCGACACGCAGGGAAAAGAAAAACTGGTCCTGCGTGAAGACATCGAACAATTGTCCTCATCACCGAAGTCACTGATGCCAGAGGGTTTCGAAAGTTCAATGAGCAAAGCCGAAATGGCTGACTTGTTGTCCTTCCTGGCAAAACGAGACAAGCACGCACCGCTGAGTATCTCGAGCGTGGCAACCATCAACAGCAACAAAGGGCTTCCCGGCTTCCGCGGTCGTTCCGGAGACAAGCTTGAGCTTGATTCTTACGGTCGAGTTGAAGTTGAGAGTATCCCCTTCGAGTTGATCGACCCGCAGGGAGATCGAATCGCCAACATCATTGGTTTGCAATCATCTTCCCCACGGCGACCGAGCACGCTGCCGGAGTCAGTCAGCATTGATTGCTCTGGGAAAGTGCAGGCCATTCACTTACTTGGCGGTGTTGCCTGGGCAGCTTACCCGCGATTCAAGGATGAAACGACCAGCATGATCGTTCGGCGGCACTACAGCGATAGCACGACAAGTGACTTCGAGTTGGTCAACGGCAAGCACATCGTGACTTATCAAGCCGGTGAGGACGTGCCCGAATCGACGCTGGCGATTGAAGCCAAC
It encodes:
- a CDS encoding c-type cytochrome codes for the protein MQFNDLQLDQRQALLNHPTAAIAERAETLMESRGAMVTSNRQTLVDQWMPVTKQEGDVTNGIAMFKKHCAACHIHGETGNEIGPNLTGMSVHPKEEILINVLDPSRSVENNFRTYQILTVDGNVLSGMLAGESANSLRIIDTQGKEKLVLREDIEQLSSSPKSLMPEGFESSMSKAEMADLLSFLAKRDKHAPLSISSVATINSNKGLPGFRGRSGDKLELDSYGRVEVESIPFELIDPQGDRIANIIGLQSSSPRRPSTLPESVSIDCSGKVQAIHLLGGVAWAAYPRFKDETTSMIVRRHYSDSTTSDFELVNGKHIVTYQAGEDVPESTLAIEANGKQVRYLKVPADSDKELTKIEFLKGGDFSIPLVFAVTVEFAGGGH